CATTTCTGCCCCGTTGTCAGTGCGCGCCGTAACGCTACCCAGCGCGATCTATGCTCTTAGAGGTGCATTGATCGCCCTCTTGCCGTACGCTCTTTCGCAGTTCGGCCGCAATGCCTCGAATTAGCGCTCTGTTGGAGGCCCGTGCTCTGATCGAGATTCGCGACAAGACGACCGGCGACGTGCTGCACGAGGTCGAGGCGACAAAGCTCGCCGGCGCCGACCTTTCGGGCTGCGCGCTGCGACACGCGGCGCTGAATCGCACCGTCCTGATCAAGACCAATTTACATAGCAGCGACTTGAGCGAGGCCGACCTGTCGTTCAGCACCTTGTCGCACGCAAATTTGCGCGATGCGGTGTTGTCACGGGCGCAATTGATGGGCGCATCGCTCATCGGCGCCAACCTGACGAACGCCCATCTGGAGGGGGCTAACCTGCACAACGCCTGCCTTTTCCAATGCGAGTTGGCAAAGGCTTCGCTGGCTGGCTCTCGATTGACCGGCGCCGACTTGGCCGGCGCACGGCTCGATGGCGCCAATCTATCGGGCGCTCGCTACGACCGGTTCACGCGCTGGCCGGAGGGATTCGATCCCAAGCAACACGGCGCCAATGAGATCGCTCGCTAGCGCCTCGTCGTTCCTGCCGACACCCCCTTTGCGGCCCGAATTTGCATCTCCTTGCAAGCCGGGGTCGGTTTCTTAGAATAGCGAGATTCCGGATCATGCCACGTTGGCGAAAGCGCGCTCGCTATGACTTCTGTGTCGATTGTCGCCTATCTGGCCCTATTCACCACGGTGGGCCTGCTGTTCCTGTTTGTAAACCTGGTGGTCGGTTGGTTCTTACGTCCTAATGCCCCCAATGTGGAAAAGCTGGAGGTGTACGAATGTGGCGAGCCGACCATTGGCTCCAGCTTCGTGCAGTTCGACCTTCGCTTCTACGTGGTCGCGCTTCTGTTCATCATCTTCGATGTGGAAGTTGCGTTCTTTTTTCCGTGGGCAACGGTGTACGGAAAGGCAGTTCAACTCACCAACCCCCATCTTGATCGCGTGACGCAATCCGCCGCCGGCCCCGCGCTTACCCCCGCCGCCTCAGGATTGCTCGCCGAGTTGGGAGTCCGTGATCCAGGCGCCAATGCGCCAGCCGATTCGCAAGCGTTGGTCGGCGCGGGAAAGAGCCTCACTCGCACTGCGTTTTCCGACATCGCCGTGTTCTTTGCCGTATTGATCGTCGGCTTTGCTTATGTTTGGAAGCGCGGCGATCTCGATTGGGTGCGGGCGATGACGCAAGGCCGAGGGGAAGAGCGCCCGACGATACTTTCCGATCCGAGCGCGCCGCGCGAGAGACCGGTAACGTTGGTCGCCTGATTTTCAAGCGGTCGCCGCCCCCCTCGCGATCAAGATGGATTGTCGATAAGGATTCAAAGCAAAGATGAGCGGACAGGCGTTTCTCGACCGGCTGAAGCAGCAGTTTGGCGATGAGATTACCGGCGCCAATCTGGAGGCGATTGATCCCTGGATCGAGGTGTCTCCCTCCGGCCTGGTCGAGGTTTGCCTCTATTTGCGAGATCAGGCCGATCTCAAGTTTGAGATGCTCAATTGCATTTCTGCTGTCGACTACTTCGAGCCAGATCCAAAGAAAGCCGCCAAGGCGACCTTCGCTCCGCATCTCGAGGTCGTGTATCACCTCTGGAGTTTCAAAGGCAAGGTCAGCCTTGTTCTCAAGGTGATGCTCCCGCGCTGGCAAGACGACGTGCCCGGCCAAATTCCAGAAGTGCCCAGTGTCAGTCAGATCTGGCCGACCGCCGACTGGCATGAGCGCGAGGTTTATGACTTGTCGGGCGTGCGGTTTGTGGGGCATCCTGGCCTGCGTCGCATCTTGTGTCCTGAGGATTGGGTGGGCCATCCTTTGCGCAAGGACTACGACATGCCGCTGGAATACCACGGGATTCGCGGTCGGTAACTTACATAGAATTCGAGACCTTATCGCCCCTCGCACAGCGCTCCTTCGCAGCGACGAGGGCAACTTGCGTGGAACGCGGAAGACCCCCAATGGCAGTCTCTCATCTGGAAGATCAGCGAATCGTCGAGTTTGATGTCCGCACCGACGAGATGCTCGTCAACATGGGGCCGCAGCATCCCAGCACGCACGGCGTGCTGAGACTGGTGCTGCGAACCGACGGCGAAATCGTCTCCGAGGTGACGCCTCATATCGGCTACCTGCATCGCTGCGCGGAGAAGATCGGCGAGAATCTCACTCCCAGGCAGTGGATTCCCTATACCGATCGCATGGATTACCTGGCCGCGATGAACATGAATCTCGGCTGGGCCCTGACGGTCGAAAAGCTCATGAAGCTCGAGCTGCCCGACAAGGCGCGGCATTTGCGCGTGATCATCACGGAATTGAACCGCATCGCCAGCCACTTGGTGGGCATGGGCGCCTACGGGCTCGACCTGGGAACGTTCAGCCCATTTTTGTACGCTTTTCGCGAGCGCGAGCGCATCCTCGATTTGTTTGAAGAGGTCTGCGGCGCGCGGTTGACTTACAGCTATCTCACCGTGGGCGGCGCCACCCACGACTTGCCAACCGGATGGCTGCGAAAGTGCGACGAATTTCTTACCCAACTACTTCCGGTAATTGACGAGTGTCACGCGCTGTTGACCACCAACGCGATCTTCGTTCGCCGCACGGCGAACATCGGCGTGCTGTCTCCCGAAATGGCGATCGCCTACGGCTGCACAGGCCCGGTGATCCGCGGCAGTGGCGTCGATCATGACCTGCGCCGTGATGGCGAAGAGCGCTACACCGAGATGTACGATGGCTACGCCTTTGAAGTCATTGTCCAAAAAGGTGGGCACTATCCCAAAGACCACGACTATCCGGCGGTGCCTAGCGAGGCCGTGCTCGGCGATTGCTGGCATCGGTTTTATGTGCGCATGCTCGAAGTGATTCAATCGGTCGATTTGGTGCGGCAAGCGATGGATCGCTATAGCACCGCCACAGGCGCCTTTGGCGTGCCGGTGAAATTGACCGAGAAACTCCCCAAGGGAGAGGCATATCTTGAGACCGAGGCGCCACGCGGTCAGATGGGCTTCTATATCGTTAGCGACGGAACCTCGATTCCGTGGCGCGTGCGCGCTCGCAGTAGTTCGTTCTGCAACCTCTCGGTAACTCACGAACTATGCCGTGGTTGCCTGATCGCCGATGTGCCCGCCATTGTCGGCTCGCTCGATGTGGTGATGGGCGAGATTGACCGCTAATTCGCGCCATCCGAAAGACCACTCGTTTCAACGTTCGAGCCATCGGCTCACTTACGTCAGTCGCCAGTCAGTTACCGGGGGCGCAGGTCCCTGGTTCTAAATTGGCGTGAGTCCCCTGGGGCTTGAAGACGGCGCCAGCTCCTGATCCCGAAGGCGCGCCCTGCTTACTTTTTGTCCCCAGGGGCTTGTAACGCGGCTGGCCTTTGTGCCATATTTCACGATCTTGTTGGGAGCCGCCGACGCGACTCCCGCGACGATTTCGCCCCGTCGGGCCGCGCTTGCCCGTCGGTTCTTGTTGAAAGACCGAGTCTGTGGCTGATTTCTTCGCCAATTCCGTGGGGTTGCCGTGGTGGCTGGCCTATCTGGTCACCGGCGTAATCCAAACGCAGTTATTGCTCATCGTGCCATTCGTGGGCGCGATGACCTTTGTTTGGATGGAGCGCAAAATCTCCGCCCGCATTCAGGATCGGTTGGGGCCGACCCGCACTGGTGGCAAGTTCGGCTGGCTTCAGCTACTTGCCGATGGCATCAAGCTACTGAACAAAGAAGACCTGATGCCCGCTGACGCGGACAAGCTGATGTTTCGCGTGGCGCCATACATCAGCTTCACCGCGTCCTATGTGGCCCTCCTGGCCTTGCCGTTCGCCTCCGGTTGGGCGGCTCAGCGGATGAATGTTGCGATCTTCTTTGTTCTGGCCGTGTTGGGCCTGGAGGTCTTTGGCGTCATCCTGGGCGGCTACGCTTCGGCCTCGAAATGGTCGCTATTCGGCGCCATGCGCGAAGCGGCGCAAGTCGTCAGCTATGAGGTGCCGCTTGGCATGTGCGTGGTCGTGCCGGTCATGATCGCTGGCACCATGGACTTGGTGGCCATCGCCGACATGCAGCGCGGTTTGTTCACCAACTGGTTTGTCTTTCACGACCCCTTCACATTCATCACCTTCTGGGTCTATTTCACCTGCGCGGTGGCTAGCGTCAATCGCGCTCCGTTCGACTTGGCCGAGGCAGAGAGCGAGCTTGTCGCCGGGTTTCATACGGAGTATTCCGGATTCCGCTGGCTGGCCTTCTATATGGCTGAGTACGGCTCGATGTTCACCGTCAGCGGTTTGGCCACGATTCTTTTCTTCGGCGGTTGGAATGGGCCCATTCCCTTGGTCGGCTGGATCGACGCCGAGCCGGACACGTTTCTGCACTGGTTCGTCAACTTCCTCGGTTTCGTCAACTTTGTCGCCAAGGCCGTGCTGGGCGTAACTGTGATGATCTGGGTTCGCTGGACCCTGCCGCGACTGCGCATCGATCAGGTGATGAAGACCTGCCTGAAATACTGCACTCCGATCGCGGCCGTCATGTTTTTGGGCGCCACGATTTGGAATGGCTTCTTGTTTCCCGGCGGAATGCCGTGGCAGAACGTGGTGCTTGGCACGGTGCGCGAAGCCGAATTGCTCGAACCGGCGCCCGTTGCCGCCCCTGCGTCATCGCAAGACCATGTGGCTGGCGGCGATCGCAATTCAAATCGGCCGTTGTCGATCGCCGCACGCGTTGCGGCCAATGCCGGCTCTCAACTCGAGGGAGGCAAGTAAATGCTGGCCGCGATCGTTTGGCAATCGTTCTTCTTCCTGCTGTTCGCCTTGGTCGCTTGCGCCTTTGGCGTGGCGGTGGTCATCTCGTCCAATATCGTGCGGATGGCCTTTTATCTCATCTTGTCGCTTGGGGCCACCGCCGGCCTATTCTTTCTCGCGGGCGCCGATTTTGTCGGCTCCATGCAATTGATGATCTATGTCGGCGGCACTTTGGTGCTGTTGGTGTTTGGCGTCATGCTGACCGCGCAAAGCCCTTTCATTTCGATGAAAACTCGCGGTGGCGAGTGGATTCTGGCGGCAATTGTCGGTGGATCGCTGTTCGCGGTGCTTGTCAACCGCATTGTCACAGTTGCCGATTGGTACGGACCGGCGGTTGCGACAGCAGCAGCGACTCAGACTGCGGCGCGCCCAGCGGCCATGCGGCGCAACAATCAAGAGCCTGCGGAGGCTTCGCCTGTTGTCCTGCGCGACGCGCGCACAGCGACCCGACTTGGCATGGCATTGTCAGGGCCGCGTGTCGACCGGCTGGATCAGCCCAATCCGATCTTGCGCCGCGGCATGTCGAGCTATCTGCTGCCGTTCGAAATCGTATCGGTGCACTTGTTGGTTGTGTTGGTGGGCGCCGCCTATTTGGCCCGCACCAAGAAGCGTGCCCGTGGCACGCTGGGAGAAACCTAGTTCATGGACTTGCTCAGCCAACCTGTCGGGACCATGCACTTCTTGTTGGTCGGCGCCGTGCTGTTTGTCTGCGGCGCCGTGTGTATGGCCACCAAGCGCAACGCGCTCGGGGTGCTGATGGGCATCGAGTTGGTGCTTAACGGCGCCAACATCAACTTTGTCGCGTTCGCCAACGATACGTTCCGCGCCGACACCAGCTTCGCCTTGGGCTTGGACGGCCACTTGATCGCGCTCTTCGTCATCGTGCTGGCGGCGGCCGAAGCGGCGGTGGCCCTCGCGATCACCCTCAACTACTACAATAATCACGCCACGATCGACGTTGATCACGCGGAAGAGCTGAAGGGCTGATGGAAACTCTCGAGCACCTCCTGCCACTGCTGTTAGGCGCCGCTTGGCTGCTGCCGTTGGCGTCGTTCGTCATCATTCTGTTCTTTGGCCCCCGGCTCGGCAAAGCGGGTGTGTTGGCGGGCTATCTGGCCACCGGCGCCATTCTCACATCGTTTGTGCTCTCGTTTGCGTCGCTTTGTCTTTGGTTGTCACACCACCCACCGCATGCGCCGGCCGTTCACCATGCGGCGCAGCGGAGCGAGTCGCCGGCCTTGACGAATGCCGATGTGGCCGCGCCCGTAGAATTGGCCAACTTTGCCGAAGAACCGGCCCACGAGTCACATCCCGATGCGGAGCACAATGACGCTGACCAGCATGCCGCCAAGCCGCCAATCTACTATGGCGGCAGTTGGTACTCGCTCGCTACGTTTGGGCCGCTGGTGATCGAAATCGGCTACTACATCGACGCCTTGACCGTCTGCATGTTCACGATGGTCACGCTGATCGCCACGTGCATTCACTTCTTCGCCACGGGCTACATGCACGAAGAGTTGCACGACGTGACCGATCATGAGGTGACGCTGGCCAATGGACATCACCTGCATCGCAAAGGCCGCTTCTACCGCTTCTTCCAATACCTGTCGCTGTTCTGCTTCAGCATGTTGGGCCTGGTCATCTCGGGCAACGTGCTCATGACATTCGTATTTTGGGAGCTGGTCGGCGCCTGCTCCTACTTTCTGATCGGCTTCTATATCGAGCGCCACAGCGCATCGACCGCGGCCAACAAGGCCTTCATCGTTAATCGCGTTGGCGATTTCGGCATGATCATCGGTCTGATGGCGCTTTGGGGCAGCTTGGGCACCTTCTCGTTCGGCGATCACAAGACTACTGAAGGTCTGACGCCTGGCCTCTTTTCCTTGGTCCGGCCCGCGTCGATGGGCCTGTCGCAAACTATTCCCGATGGAATGGTCAAGGCGGGCGCGCGCTACGAAATCGCCGCTGGCGTCCAACCCACCGCTACGCAAATCAACGACTGGCGTTCGCAGAAATTTGGTTATGGTCTGCTGATCGTCGCTGGTATCGGCATCTTTTGCGGCTGCGTGGGCAAGAGCGCGCAGTTTCCGCTGCACGTCTGGTTGCCAGACGCCATGGAAGGCCCCACGCCGGTTTCCGCCTTGGTGCACTCGGCCACGATGGTCGCCGCGGGTGTTTTTCTCGTGGGGCGCTTCTATCCCGTCTTCACCCCCGAGGTTCTGCTGGTCATCGCGTATGCCGGCGCGATCACTCTGTTTATCGCGGCGACCATCGCTATCACCGCCACGGACATTAAACGTGTGCTGGCCTACTCCACTATCAGCCAACTCGGCTACATGATGTTGGGGCTCGGTGTTGGCGCTTGGCTCGCTGGCCTGCTGCACCTGTTTACGCACGCGTTCTTCAAGAGCCTGTTGTTTCTCTGCTCCGGATCTGTGATTCACGCTGTCCATACCAACGACATGCGCGAGATGGGGGGCTTGCGAAAAAAGATGCCCTTCACCGCCTACACCATGCTCGTTGGTTGCATGGCGATCGCTGGCTTCGGAATTCCCTTTATCGGCGCCGGCATCGGCTTCAGCGGTTTCTATTCCAAAGACGCAATCATCGCGCAGCTCGCCGCCTTCCGAAACTCCAACGACGGCACGGGCCTCAACGGCTTGCATGCGTGGTTGTACTACGCGGCCGCTGGCGGCGCCGCGATGACGGCTTTTTACATGTTCCGCTTGTGGTATCTGACCTTTGCTGGCAAGCCGCGCGATCACCACAAGTACGAGCACGCGCACGAATCGCCGCCGGTAATGTTTGTGCCGCTTTTGGTGCTGGCATTTTTCGCGATCACGGTCGCCTGGACGTTGCCATTCACCAATCTGAGCCTGTCCAACATCCTGGAGCAGGCGCGGCCCGTGGGAGCGATCGATCCGGGCTTGGTGTGGAATCAGTTGATTCATCCCGACGAGCATGCCTCGCACGCCGGCGCCGCGCATATCGAAGCTAGCCTCGTGGCCACCGCCACGGCGTTGTTAGGCTTCTTTCTGGCCACCATGTTCTATGCCGTGGGAGCGCTCAACCCCAACGAGGTCCGCGCGCAGTTTCCTCGCATCTACCGCTTCCTGGTCAATAAGTGGTGGTTCGACGAGTTGTACGACAATCTGTTCGTTAAACCGGTCCACGTTGTCTCTCGCGCGGTCGCCAATTTCGACAAACTCGTGATCGACCGCTTGATCGACGCGCTGGCGCGCGGAATTCGGACGATCGCCACCTTCGACGATCTCATCGACCGCTATGTGGTCGATGGACTGGTCAACATTGTGGCCGGGTGGATTTACTCATTCGGCCTGACGATTCGCGGAATACAAACCGGACGGCTCCGCGAATATGTGATGTATATCGTGATTGGCACGGTGGCCTTGTTCGTGCTGGCTAGCTTTGCCCTGCGCTACGCGGTCGCCGGATAGACCGCCCCCGACAAATTCCCAACGCACACCGACTTCAAGTCTGCTGGAACTTTTTGCGATGCCTACCGAATTCAGTCCCGCCGGCACTCTGCTCAGCCTGATCATTTTCTTGCCGGCATTGGCTACTTTGCCTTTGATGCTCTTCCCGCGCGAAAAGCCCGAGGCGATGAAGCTCTTTTCGTTGTTCATCACTGCCGTGGTTTTCTTGATTACGGCTTGGATGGCTATTCCCGGTGGCGGCAATGTCGACACGTTGCAGTTCGAAATCGGTCAAGCCGGCATGCAAAACGTCTATTCCCATTCGTGGATCAAGACGTTCAACATCTATTACCTGCTCGGCATCGATGGCATCAGCTTCCCGCTGATTGTCTTGACCACGCTCATCAGCATGCTCGCGATGTGGGCCAGTTGGCCCATCACAAAGAACGTGAAGGCGTATTGCATTCTGTTTCTGTTGCTTGAGACCGGCATGCTCGGCGTCTTCGTCTCGCTCGATTTCTTTTTGTTCTACATCTTCTGGGAAGTGATGCTCCTGCCGATGTACTTCCTGATAGGCGTGTGGGGCGGCCCGCGGCGGGAGTACGCGGCGATCAAGTTCTTTCTGTACACGCTGTTTGGCAGCGTGCTGATGCTGATCGCGATTCTCATGCTGTACTTCACGAGCGATATCAGTCAACTCTCGCGCGAGCAATTGACCGCCGCGCATGTGGCGCCTGCCGTGATCGACATGATCGAACAGGCTAATCCCGAGCATCCTGTCCACACGTTCAATATCTTGGCGCTGTCGCAGCTTGGCCAAAACACCAACTTGTTCAGCCAGGAACTCTGGCTCGGCAAGTCGCTGCAATGGTGGGCCTTTATCCTGCTGTTCATCGGCTTCATCATCAAAGTGCCGAGCGTGCCGCTGCACACCTGGCTTCCCGACGCGCACGTTGAGGCGCCGACCCCCATCTCCATGATCCTTGCCGGCGTGCTGCTCAAACTCGGCGGCTACGGTATTATCCGCATCTGCTACCCCATCTGCCCCGAAGCGGGCTACGATTTGGCTTGGTTTGTCACCGGACTCGGCGTGCTCAGCATGGTCTACGGCGCCTTTGCCGCCATGGCCCAAAAAGACTTTAAGCGTCTGGTCGCCTATAGCTCAGTAAGCCACATGGGCTACGTGTTGCTCGGTCTGGGAGTTTGGAGCGCCACCGCCGGCAACGAGTTCAATCCTTGGTATTGGGCGCAAGGCGTAAACGGCGCCATGTACCAGATGATCGCCCACGGCATCAGCTCGCCCGGCATGTTCTTCATCGTCGGCGTAATTTACGAACGCGTGCATCACCGCAATTTGAACGAATTTGGCGGGTTGGCCACGCGCATGCCCGTTTACTTTGGGTTGTCGATCGTCATCTTCTTCGCCGGTTTGGGATTGCCCGGCCTGTGCGGATTCATCGGCGAGGTGTTTGTGACCTTGTCGGCCTGGAAGTACAGCTACTTGCTGGCCGTGATTTCCGCCGCCGTGGTGATTCTCACCGCGGGTTACATTCTGTGGACCATTCAGCGCGTCTACCTGGGCGCCGAATACAAAGGCCCGCACGGCGAGGCGATCACCCCCATCACCCCGCGCGAAGTGGCGATCGTCGCGCCGCTGTGCGTGCTCTGCGTGTTGTTGGGCGTGTATCCGCAGGCCGTCTTCAACTACATGGAGCCGAGCGTGAACCAACAGGTGGCGCAGCTCACCGATTGGACCAAAATCAATCACCCGACCGATGGTGTGACCGTTCCCGACGCGACGACAGAAACCGCCGCGCTCTCGCGCTAGCCGTAACTCGCAAGGCGTCTCCCACACATTGGACGCAGGACAGCCGCAGTGAATTTTGTCGAACTAATTCAAAATCTGGTCCGCGACACAGTCGATGTCTCGCTGCCGTCGTTTTTGCCCGAGTTGATTCTGGTGGCGACGATTGTGGCGATGTTGTTGCTCCGTGTGCTTAGTTGGAACCGCGCGAGCGGCGCAGCAGCGCAATTCCTGTCGGCATGGCTTCCGCTGGCCGGCGCCGTGATTGCTTTGGTGGCCACCACACCTTGGTTCTACCTGAGCGGCCAGGCCAGCGATCCCAACCTCGGCAGCGAGATCTTCACCGGCATGCTGGTGCACGACGCTTTCACCATCTACTTTCGGGCGTTGCTCTTGTTGTTCGTCGTGTTGTTCGTGATCTTCACCCAGCTTTCGGGCATTCCCGATCGTGAAGACGCCGCCGATTTCTATACTTTGGTGCTAGGCGGCACGATCGGTATGTGTCTGATGGCCTCGGCGAATCACCTGTTAATCGTCTTTCTCGCCGTCGAAATGGCCAGCGTTCCGTCGTACGCTTTGGCCGGCATGCTCAAAGGTCGGCGGCAATCGAGCGAGGCGGCGCTCAAATACGTCGTTTATGGCGCCGGTACGGCCGGCATCATGCTGTATGGCATCAGCCTCTTGGCGGGCGTAACCGGCACTTGCCACCTGCCCACCGTCGCCACTCGCCTGGCCGAAATCCTGCAAGCTGGCCCGGCGATGGAAGATCGCTACATGGTGCTGGTGCTGGGCGGATTGATGACCATGGTTGGGCTGGCGTTCAAGCTCAGCGCGTTTCCATTTCACTTCTGGTGCCCCGACGTGTTTGAGGGCGCCAGCGCCGAGGTGAACGCCTATCTCTCGGTGGCCTCGAAGGCCGCTGCGCTGGCCCTCTTGGTGCGAGTCGGACTAGGACTTGGCTACGTCCCCGAATCACGCGAGCCGCGCTTGGTCGAACCGCCACCGGCGGAGGTCGCGGTCGCCAGCGCCGCCAAGGTGCATGTGGTGCGCTATGCCGAAGAAGGGGATCCCCCGGCCGAAGCGCCCGCGGCAAACGAGTCGCGCGCGGCGATCAACCAAACATTGGCGCCCGTACGACAGTTTGCTGTTTGGGTGGTTGGCTTCCTGGCGGCCCTCACGTGCACCTTTGGCAATCTTGCCGCCTACGGTCAAACCAATATCAAGCGCCTGCTGGCCTATTCCACAATTGCTCACGCCGGCTACATGATGATGCCCATCGCCGCCGCGCTGCAGATGGTCGGAACCAATCCCAACGGGGCGGCCGACGCCATCTCGGGCATGGCGTTTTACGTTGGCGCCTACTTGTTCATGAACCTGGGCGCCTTCGCGATCGTCGCGTTCTTGCGCAACGCGCTTCGTAGCGAGGAAATCGACGACTACGCCGGTTTGGTACGTCGCTGTCCGGGCATGGTGGTCGCATTCTCGATCATTCTGTTCAGCCTGATTGGCATGCCACCCCTCGTGGGCTTCATGGCCAAAGTGGCCATCTTCTATCCGTTGGTCGAATCGGGCCAATACGCCTTGTTGGTCATCGCCTGCTTGAATACTGTCGTCAGCCTGTTCTATTACCTTCGGGTGGTCAAAGTGATGACCCTCGATCCCGAGCCAGAGCATCGCTTGCCGGTCGAGTTTTCGATGCTCTCGTTGGCTGGCGCGTACGTGGTGTTCATCACCGCACCCGTGGTAGCGTTGGCAATCCGCAACGACACTTTGTTCGATTGGACCAAGGCGGCTGCGTCGTCGCTGTTGTCGTAAATCAGAAAGCAGGACGGTAGGCGTCGCTCATGGCTACCTCGCGCAACATCGATGTGTTGAACCAGCTCTTGATGCTCCAACGGTATTCGCTCCCTACCTATGTCGAGGGCGTCTCTCCCTGGAGCCGCGCCGGAGATGAGCGCGCCGCGGCCACCCTGGCTCAAATGGTGGCGGCGCAAAAAGCAATGGCCGCGCGCATCGCCGAACTGATCATCGAGCGTGATGGCCGCATCGCCAAAGGGGGCTTCCCCATGGAGTTCACCGATCTCAATATGCTGTCGCTCGAATACCTGGTGCGCGAGTCGATCGAACTACAGCGTCCGGTGATCGCCGAAATCGAAGGCTGTATCGAGCGCTTACGAGGCGACGCCGAGGCCCGTCATCTGGCTGAAGAATTGCTCGGTCAAGAAAAAGGGCATCTCGAGAACCTGGAAGAGACCACCAAAGTGCTCGTGTGACGCTCGTCGACACCCACGCGCATCTCGATCAGCAAGAGTTTGACTCCGATCGCGCCGCCGTCATCGAGCGCGCTAGCGGGGCGGGCGTTAAGCATGTCATCGGCGTCAGCGTCGGACTCCAGTCGAGCTTGGCCCTCTTGAAACTGGCCGGCGATTTCCCGGGTATGCATGTCGCCGTTGGAGTGCATCCCAATTACACCCACGAGGCCCAATCCGGCGATTGGGACCAGATCTGCGCTCTCGCGCGACAGCCGCGCGTCGTCGCGCTGGGCGAAACGGGTCTCGATCGTTATCGCGACTACGCGCCCTTCGCCTTGCAGCAGGACTACTTCGAGCGACATATCCGCCTTTCGCAGGAAACTGGCCTCCCCTTCATCGTGCATGCCCGTGATAGTCTGCCAGACATACTCGAAATGCTGCGCGCGGCGCGTGTTCGCGGCCCGCTCACGGGCGTGATGCACTCATACACCGGCGACATCCACACCGCCCGAGAATGTATCGACCTGGGATTGTATGTGAGCTTTGCTGGCATGCTCACTTTCAAGAAGTCGCAAGAACTACGCGCCGTCGCGACCGAAATTCCCGCGGATCGTTTGCTGGTGGAAACGGATTCTCCCTACCTCTCGCCGGAGCCATTTCGCGGCAAGCGCAACGAACCCGCGCATGTAGTCCACACGGCGGCCCGTCTGGCCGAAGCCCGCAGCACAAGTGTCGAAGTGATCGCGCGGATCACCACGGCCAACGCGCGGCGACTCTTTCGCCTGCCCGAGTGACGCAGGCACACTGGGGCGATCATCCCGCACATTCGGCATCGCTGTTGCACCCGTCGCCACGCCTACAGCATAGCGGTGGCAATCCGCGCCGCGCTCGAGGCAATGCAAGCCAACACCTCCGCATGAACTAGGCTCTCAACAGAAGGAGACCTCAATCATGCTCAAGACGATCCATTCTCGAACTTCGTGCGCCCTGGCGCTAGCGGCGGTTGCCGTTTTGTCGGTCGATGTGGCCCTGGCTCGCGGTGGGCGCGGCGGCGGACACCGCGGCGCCTCGCATGCTGGAGGCCAT
This DNA window, taken from Pirellulales bacterium, encodes the following:
- a CDS encoding pentapeptide repeat-containing protein encodes the protein MPRISALLEARALIEIRDKTTGDVLHEVEATKLAGADLSGCALRHAALNRTVLIKTNLHSSDLSEADLSFSTLSHANLRDAVLSRAQLMGASLIGANLTNAHLEGANLHNACLFQCELAKASLAGSRLTGADLAGARLDGANLSGARYDRFTRWPEGFDPKQHGANEIAR
- a CDS encoding NADH-quinone oxidoreductase subunit A, giving the protein MTSVSIVAYLALFTTVGLLFLFVNLVVGWFLRPNAPNVEKLEVYECGEPTIGSSFVQFDLRFYVVALLFIIFDVEVAFFFPWATVYGKAVQLTNPHLDRVTQSAAGPALTPAASGLLAELGVRDPGANAPADSQALVGAGKSLTRTAFSDIAVFFAVLIVGFAYVWKRGDLDWVRAMTQGRGEERPTILSDPSAPRERPVTLVA
- a CDS encoding NADH-quinone oxidoreductase subunit C — encoded protein: MSGQAFLDRLKQQFGDEITGANLEAIDPWIEVSPSGLVEVCLYLRDQADLKFEMLNCISAVDYFEPDPKKAAKATFAPHLEVVYHLWSFKGKVSLVLKVMLPRWQDDVPGQIPEVPSVSQIWPTADWHEREVYDLSGVRFVGHPGLRRILCPEDWVGHPLRKDYDMPLEYHGIRGR
- a CDS encoding NADH-quinone oxidoreductase subunit D (Catalyzes the transfer of electrons from NADH to quinone), with the translated sequence MAVSHLEDQRIVEFDVRTDEMLVNMGPQHPSTHGVLRLVLRTDGEIVSEVTPHIGYLHRCAEKIGENLTPRQWIPYTDRMDYLAAMNMNLGWALTVEKLMKLELPDKARHLRVIITELNRIASHLVGMGAYGLDLGTFSPFLYAFRERERILDLFEEVCGARLTYSYLTVGGATHDLPTGWLRKCDEFLTQLLPVIDECHALLTTNAIFVRRTANIGVLSPEMAIAYGCTGPVIRGSGVDHDLRRDGEERYTEMYDGYAFEVIVQKGGHYPKDHDYPAVPSEAVLGDCWHRFYVRMLEVIQSVDLVRQAMDRYSTATGAFGVPVKLTEKLPKGEAYLETEAPRGQMGFYIVSDGTSIPWRVRARSSSFCNLSVTHELCRGCLIADVPAIVGSLDVVMGEIDR
- the nuoH gene encoding NADH-quinone oxidoreductase subunit NuoH, which gives rise to MADFFANSVGLPWWLAYLVTGVIQTQLLLIVPFVGAMTFVWMERKISARIQDRLGPTRTGGKFGWLQLLADGIKLLNKEDLMPADADKLMFRVAPYISFTASYVALLALPFASGWAAQRMNVAIFFVLAVLGLEVFGVILGGYASASKWSLFGAMREAAQVVSYEVPLGMCVVVPVMIAGTMDLVAIADMQRGLFTNWFVFHDPFTFITFWVYFTCAVASVNRAPFDLAEAESELVAGFHTEYSGFRWLAFYMAEYGSMFTVSGLATILFFGGWNGPIPLVGWIDAEPDTFLHWFVNFLGFVNFVAKAVLGVTVMIWVRWTLPRLRIDQVMKTCLKYCTPIAAVMFLGATIWNGFLFPGGMPWQNVVLGTVREAELLEPAPVAAPASSQDHVAGGDRNSNRPLSIAARVAANAGSQLEGGK
- a CDS encoding NADH-quinone oxidoreductase subunit J, which translates into the protein MLAAIVWQSFFFLLFALVACAFGVAVVISSNIVRMAFYLILSLGATAGLFFLAGADFVGSMQLMIYVGGTLVLLVFGVMLTAQSPFISMKTRGGEWILAAIVGGSLFAVLVNRIVTVADWYGPAVATAAATQTAARPAAMRRNNQEPAEASPVVLRDARTATRLGMALSGPRVDRLDQPNPILRRGMSSYLLPFEIVSVHLLVVLVGAAYLARTKKRARGTLGET
- the nuoK gene encoding NADH-quinone oxidoreductase subunit NuoK produces the protein MDLLSQPVGTMHFLLVGAVLFVCGAVCMATKRNALGVLMGIELVLNGANINFVAFANDTFRADTSFALGLDGHLIALFVIVLAAAEAAVALAITLNYYNNHATIDVDHAEELKG